Proteins encoded in a region of the Paenibacillus pedocola genome:
- a CDS encoding metallophosphoesterase family protein, producing the protein MIPFRFLHAADLHLDSRFTGLSQLPQAIRSYLRESTFAALGRLVGVAIEEKVDFVVISGDVYDVSDASLQGQLRFYEALRELGAHGIHVYLIHGNHDPLDGPRLQMELPEHVTVFGAGEPGQAVACRRSDGREVAVISGISYPTAKVTENTALLFNRKPGSTLFHIALLHGNVDGDLQHETYSPCSRKDLIGRGFDYWALGHIHKRSILHENPVIVYPGNIQGRSVKETGPKGCYVVEVNEEGYAQLRFRELDSVRWQVREIPIEGLADEAEWTQAVEQAVEDIREELPQLMSVVRFRLTGRGKVHRILSEKGAAADLLTELQRRETVRAERREYAGLVWTEGFAVETGLAVDRERLLQEDSFLGEMLRHSRLSGQSAEGLDDLLSAALKPLMENRELRRLLAGTGEEEKLGWLTSAAELGITLLSGVEDERGAAGPLFSNGAAAGRQEEVTMPSEWNEAGAGREATVRYGIPETDQAVAMQPGRQEREAEE; encoded by the coding sequence ATGATTCCTTTCCGTTTTCTGCATGCTGCGGATCTGCATCTGGACAGCCGGTTTACCGGACTTTCGCAGCTTCCTCAAGCCATACGCTCCTATTTACGGGAATCCACCTTCGCCGCCCTCGGGCGGCTTGTTGGCGTAGCTATTGAGGAGAAAGTTGATTTCGTTGTGATCAGCGGCGATGTATATGATGTTTCCGACGCATCACTGCAGGGCCAGCTGCGTTTTTATGAGGCACTGAGGGAACTGGGTGCCCACGGCATCCATGTCTATCTCATTCATGGCAATCATGATCCGCTCGATGGACCCCGCTTGCAAATGGAGCTGCCGGAGCATGTGACTGTGTTCGGTGCCGGAGAGCCAGGACAAGCTGTTGCCTGCCGCCGCAGCGATGGCAGAGAGGTTGCTGTAATCAGCGGCATTTCCTATCCCACGGCTAAGGTCACAGAGAATACGGCACTGCTGTTCAACCGCAAGCCGGGGAGTACCTTGTTTCATATCGCTTTACTCCACGGAAATGTGGATGGTGATCTGCAGCATGAAACCTATTCGCCGTGCAGCCGCAAGGATCTGATCGGACGCGGATTCGATTATTGGGCGCTGGGCCATATCCATAAACGCAGCATTCTGCACGAGAATCCTGTAATCGTCTATCCGGGCAATATCCAAGGGCGCAGCGTCAAGGAGACCGGTCCTAAAGGCTGCTATGTTGTTGAAGTGAATGAAGAAGGGTATGCGCAGCTCCGGTTCCGTGAACTCGATTCTGTCCGCTGGCAGGTGCGGGAGATTCCGATTGAAGGCCTGGCGGACGAAGCGGAATGGACACAGGCTGTGGAACAGGCGGTGGAAGATATCCGGGAAGAGCTTCCGCAGCTGATGTCTGTCGTGCGCTTCCGGCTCACCGGCAGGGGAAAGGTGCACCGGATACTTTCGGAAAAAGGAGCTGCAGCCGATCTGCTTACCGAGCTGCAGCGGCGGGAAACGGTCCGAGCCGAACGCAGGGAGTATGCCGGACTCGTCTGGACCGAAGGTTTCGCGGTGGAAACCGGCCTGGCGGTTGACCGGGAGCGATTGCTTCAGGAGGACAGCTTCCTCGGTGAAATGTTGCGGCACTCCAGACTTAGCGGACAATCTGCGGAAGGGCTGGATGATCTGCTCTCTGCTGCGCTGAAGCCGCTGATGGAGAACCGGGAGCTGCGCAGGCTGCTCGCCGGCACCGGGGAAGAAGAGAAGCTGGGGTGGCTGACCAGTGCTGCGGAGCTCGGTATTACCCTGCTTAGCGGCGTGGAGGACGAGCGCGGGGCAGCAGGACCACTATTCTCCAATGGAGCGGCTGCTGGCCGGCAGGAGGAAGTTACTATGCCGAGTGAATGGAATGAGGCGGGAGCAGGGCGTGAAGCTACAGTCCGTTATGGAATACCTGAAACGGATCAAGCGGTGGCTATGCAGCCTGGCCGGCAGGAGCGGGAGGCTGAAGAATGA
- a CDS encoding AAA family ATPase, whose protein sequence is MRIEQLQIGGFGRLQQREIGLQEGVTVLYGRNEAGKSTTLQFIRAMLFGIPSRANPAERYEPAQGGQHGGVLTAYDREGARWMIRRYAAGGELQGRSEKLSITVSHPDGRTEEATQEELERRLLGGISRSMFRQLFAVTLDELQELGALQSEEMSSYLFHAGMGGGGEIMRAERKLIQDAEKLYKPRGKVQEAAKILQQIEKLEREMAESRSFLPRYNENLAALEWTEQKLMQLEESRTGAGNRLALLRKAADIRELWLKWREARLELADLPVIESFPDNGMARWQALEGEIRNAESAVYRLKRLQDELDAELAEHPPDELLVAQGPVLEQLDRRRSSYEDRRAERQRLEAELASQQAHLERILRSIDAGWGLAELAGFSGSAADREAARRFAAAFAGYDRRMEAREAEWQSLRSRMAAAAAALQAAERSLAREHASGAADFAGLATRSPREVLQLWDELQQAAERWREAQLGAGAGAGRSPGTGDRRAARYRRLLAAGAALTLLLPAALQLTGAGPVSVWSALGLLAAVDLALWAGLRAAGRASSPPGAGGDIGAAAAEMLRLRELLLSGAEPESGLSRPGRRPAGGTSPDAGVLEAGMKELRRLMEAWNAWRQRMDRLSGEHETCRTEAEALAGQERALAEELNRAEAEFTELDERYAEWLRQRSLPEGLSPEGLPDIFALVEQGNDLLRQHSKLTQRLKELEAECGAYEQEALLLMQQVGMTAASRSTASNPGRSASTAGIVPASIHPDIPSDAEITDTLTDSNGIPAIQSQETLEAFIIPVIALNTAITGQDNPYFNSLEGDSDAGISVFTLLSWLETRKRDWDLLKRELLRREGIHTRMTEVQVELAEHSRILEDLKQRSSSLLREGGALDGEDFLRRSSAVQLRVELTKSIRQWELAMFGGWEGGGAEQLQQLLEHHDALALEQERSAAEDTAANIEEERNTLLQQRGKLLQEREYLKERCMQDTVNQQLEEQRTALRSLAGQYAVNALAAELIGRTRRIYEQEKQPQVLQLASAYFAKLTEGEYRRIVMTLGHKELKAEHVTLGLIDSGLLSRGTAEQLYLAIRLALAGTMTLQNSLPLLFDDLFVNFDEQRLFAALALIGELSAARQIVMMTCHRHVAEAAARILPAAAVITV, encoded by the coding sequence ATGAGGATTGAGCAGTTGCAGATCGGCGGCTTTGGGCGCCTGCAGCAGCGGGAGATCGGGCTGCAGGAGGGGGTTACCGTCCTGTATGGGCGCAATGAAGCCGGCAAAAGCACGACGCTGCAGTTTATCCGGGCTATGCTGTTCGGAATCCCCAGCAGGGCTAATCCGGCGGAGAGATATGAGCCGGCACAGGGTGGGCAGCACGGGGGTGTGCTGACCGCTTACGACCGGGAAGGGGCGCGCTGGATGATCCGCCGTTACGCTGCGGGCGGAGAATTGCAGGGGCGGAGCGAAAAACTGAGCATTACCGTCAGCCATCCCGATGGCAGAACAGAAGAAGCAACACAGGAAGAGCTGGAGCGGCGGCTTTTGGGTGGGATCTCACGAAGTATGTTCCGCCAGCTGTTCGCCGTGACGCTTGACGAGCTGCAGGAGCTCGGCGCGCTGCAGTCCGAGGAGATGAGCAGCTATTTGTTCCATGCCGGTATGGGCGGGGGCGGGGAAATTATGCGGGCCGAGCGTAAGCTTATCCAGGATGCAGAGAAGCTGTATAAGCCGCGGGGCAAGGTACAAGAGGCTGCAAAGATCCTGCAGCAAATCGAGAAGCTGGAGCGCGAGATGGCAGAAAGCCGCTCTTTTCTGCCGAGATATAACGAGAATTTGGCCGCACTTGAATGGACGGAACAGAAATTGATGCAGCTGGAGGAATCCCGCACGGGAGCCGGCAACAGGCTGGCGCTGCTGCGCAAAGCTGCAGATATCCGTGAGCTGTGGCTGAAATGGCGTGAAGCCCGCCTCGAGCTTGCCGATCTGCCAGTGATCGAGTCTTTTCCGGATAACGGAATGGCCCGGTGGCAGGCGCTGGAGGGGGAGATCCGAAACGCAGAGAGTGCAGTGTACCGGCTTAAACGCCTGCAAGACGAGCTTGATGCTGAGCTTGCAGAGCATCCGCCGGACGAGCTGCTGGTTGCACAGGGTCCGGTGCTTGAGCAGCTCGACCGCCGCCGGTCCAGCTATGAGGACCGGCGGGCTGAACGCCAGCGGCTGGAAGCCGAGCTTGCCTCACAGCAGGCACATCTGGAGCGCATCCTGCGCAGCATTGATGCTGGCTGGGGCCTGGCGGAGCTTGCCGGATTCTCCGGCTCAGCAGCGGACCGTGAAGCTGCACGGCGCTTCGCTGCGGCATTTGCCGGCTACGACCGGCGGATGGAGGCCCGGGAGGCGGAGTGGCAAAGCCTCCGCTCCCGGATGGCCGCCGCTGCTGCCGCGCTGCAGGCGGCAGAACGCTCGCTTGCGCGCGAGCATGCAAGCGGCGCAGCTGACTTCGCGGGCCTCGCCACGCGCAGCCCGCGTGAGGTGCTGCAGCTGTGGGACGAGCTGCAGCAGGCCGCCGAGCGCTGGCGCGAAGCGCAGCTCGGCGCGGGTGCCGGTGCCGGACGCAGCCCCGGCACAGGAGACCGCCGGGCGGCACGCTACCGGCGGCTGCTTGCCGCAGGCGCAGCGCTCACGCTGCTGCTGCCGGCGGCGCTGCAGCTGACCGGCGCGGGGCCGGTCAGCGTCTGGTCCGCGCTCGGCCTGCTGGCCGCCGTGGACCTTGCCCTGTGGGCCGGCCTGCGCGCAGCCGGCCGGGCTTCGTCCCCGCCGGGAGCTGGCGGGGACATCGGGGCCGCCGCAGCCGAGATGCTGCGGCTGCGGGAGCTTTTACTCTCCGGCGCGGAGCCGGAGAGCGGACTGAGCCGGCCGGGACGCAGGCCGGCGGGCGGCACCAGCCCTGATGCCGGCGTGCTGGAGGCCGGGATGAAAGAGCTGCGCCGCCTGATGGAAGCGTGGAACGCTTGGCGGCAGCGGATGGACCGGCTGTCCGGCGAGCATGAGACCTGCCGGACAGAAGCAGAAGCGCTCGCCGGGCAGGAGCGCGCACTGGCCGAAGAGCTGAACCGTGCCGAGGCTGAGTTCACGGAGCTGGACGAACGATATGCTGAGTGGCTGCGTCAGCGCAGCCTGCCGGAGGGCTTGTCGCCGGAAGGCCTGCCGGATATTTTTGCACTGGTCGAGCAGGGCAACGACCTGCTTCGCCAGCATAGCAAGCTGACTCAGCGGCTCAAAGAGCTGGAGGCAGAATGCGGCGCATATGAGCAGGAAGCCTTGTTGCTGATGCAGCAGGTCGGAATGACAGCTGCCAGCCGTTCAACTGCCTCTAATCCAGGCAGATCAGCGAGCACAGCAGGTATTGTTCCAGCATCTATTCATCCGGACATTCCGTCGGATGCTGAGATAACCGATACTCTGACAGATTCAAATGGCATCCCTGCCATTCAGTCGCAAGAAACGCTGGAAGCTTTTATTATTCCAGTTATAGCTTTGAATACAGCAATCACCGGACAGGACAACCCCTATTTTAATTCGCTTGAAGGTGACAGCGATGCTGGAATTTCTGTATTCACGCTGCTCAGCTGGCTGGAGACCCGGAAGCGGGATTGGGATTTGTTGAAGCGTGAACTGCTGCGCCGGGAGGGCATCCATACCCGGATGACCGAGGTGCAGGTGGAACTTGCGGAGCATAGCCGGATCCTGGAGGATTTGAAGCAGCGCAGCAGCAGCCTGCTGCGAGAGGGAGGAGCCTTGGACGGTGAAGATTTTCTGCGGCGTTCGTCGGCGGTGCAGCTGCGGGTCGAACTGACGAAATCTATCCGTCAATGGGAGTTGGCGATGTTCGGCGGCTGGGAGGGCGGCGGGGCAGAACAGCTGCAGCAGCTTCTGGAGCATCATGATGCCTTGGCGCTGGAACAGGAACGGTCCGCCGCCGAGGATACGGCGGCTAACATTGAGGAAGAACGGAATACACTCCTGCAGCAGCGGGGCAAGCTGCTGCAAGAACGGGAATATTTGAAGGAACGCTGTATGCAGGATACCGTCAATCAGCAGCTGGAGGAACAGCGGACTGCGTTGCGGAGTCTGGCAGGGCAATATGCAGTAAACGCATTAGCTGCAGAATTGATCGGCCGGACAAGACGGATTTATGAGCAGGAGAAGCAACCGCAAGTGCTGCAGCTCGCCTCTGCCTACTTCGCGAAGCTGACGGAAGGGGAATACCGGCGGATTGTAATGACACTAGGGCATAAGGAGCTAAAAGCAGAGCATGTAACCTTAGGACTTATAGACAGCGGGCTGCTTAGCCGGGGTACAGCGGAACAGCTCTATCTCGCAATCCGGCTGGCTCTGGCCGGGACGATGACCCTTCAGAACAGCCTGCCTCTCCTCTTCGATGATCTGTTCGTCAATTTTGATGAACAACGTCTGTTTGCAGCATTGGCTCTGATTGGTGAGCTGTCGGCCGCCCGGCAAATCGTAATGATGACCTGCCACCGCCATGTAGCGGAAGCAGCTGCACGGATTCTTCCCGCTGCCGCAGTAATCACAGTATAA
- a CDS encoding YkvI family membrane protein has protein sequence MKSHVRTLQIAFTYIGTIVGAGFATGQEILRFFTRYGHFALLTILLSTALFIWLGTKMMIIARRIEADSYEDFNRHLFGEKAGASISLFTMVILIGVNSIMLAGAGAIFQEHLGLPYQAGLLITILGSYFLLKRGINGILQINSLVVPLMLTLSLIIIFNTFGLPGAERFLFLQTDSSIFGAWMSPLLYTAFNLGMAQAVLVPLARHTDDEQALVRGGVLGGLGIGFMLLAAHFAMSSQMPGILQFEVPMGSIAFRLGPIVQLIYLLLIFLEIFSTFVADIYGVSVQLKQRLPIAPTLVTPLLMLICYLFSQFGFSSLLGVFYPIFGALALVWVIMLLRAPTSLPPRTGEPPSPESKGITIVAVKPAIRIRK, from the coding sequence ATGAAATCGCATGTCCGCACGCTGCAAATTGCTTTCACTTATATCGGCACCATCGTAGGCGCCGGCTTTGCTACCGGGCAGGAGATTCTCCGTTTTTTCACCCGGTACGGCCACTTTGCACTCCTGACCATCCTGTTATCGACTGCGCTGTTCATATGGCTGGGTACCAAGATGATGATCATCGCCCGGCGGATTGAGGCAGATTCGTATGAGGATTTCAACCGGCATCTGTTTGGCGAAAAAGCAGGGGCCAGCATCAGTCTCTTTACGATGGTCATTCTGATCGGGGTGAACAGTATCATGTTAGCAGGGGCTGGAGCCATTTTCCAGGAGCATCTGGGGCTTCCCTATCAGGCCGGACTGCTGATTACTATTCTTGGATCTTATTTTTTGCTGAAACGCGGGATTAACGGAATTTTACAAATCAACAGTCTGGTTGTGCCTTTGATGCTTACTCTGTCGCTAATCATTATTTTTAATACATTCGGGCTGCCCGGTGCGGAGCGTTTTCTATTCCTGCAGACGGACAGCAGCATCTTTGGCGCATGGATGTCACCGCTGCTCTATACTGCCTTTAACCTCGGAATGGCCCAAGCCGTACTTGTTCCGCTGGCCCGGCACACGGATGATGAACAAGCCCTGGTGCGCGGCGGCGTTCTTGGCGGGCTCGGAATTGGGTTTATGCTGCTGGCTGCACATTTTGCTATGAGCTCGCAGATGCCGGGCATCCTGCAGTTTGAGGTTCCCATGGGCAGCATCGCCTTCCGTCTCGGCCCTATTGTGCAGCTGATCTATCTCCTGCTGATCTTTCTGGAAATCTTCAGCACCTTTGTTGCCGATATTTATGGAGTCAGTGTGCAGCTGAAACAGCGTCTTCCTATTGCACCAACCCTGGTAACGCCGCTGCTCATGCTGATCTGCTATTTGTTCAGCCAATTCGGCTTCAGCTCGCTGCTTGGAGTATTTTACCCGATCTTCGGTGCCCTGGCACTGGTCTGGGTCATCATGCTACTGCGGGCCCCAACGTCGCTGCCGCCGCGTACAGGCGAACCCCCCAGCCCCGAAAGTAAAGGAATCACTATTGTCGCTGTAAAGCCAGCGATCCGGATCAGAAAATAA
- a CDS encoding xanthine phosphoribosyltransferase, which yields MEVLKQRILQEGVVLSDQVLKLDALLNHQVDPILTMEMGREFAGRFADAGVTRVVTVESSGIAVAFATALEMKVPLVFARRKKTLLADPDALCERVPSFTKGIVTDIMLSRQYISADDKVLFIDDIIANGDAARGLIKIIQRSGAELVGLGVVVEKCFQAGARTIREQGIRLESLVRITSLEDGKVVFGE from the coding sequence ATGGAAGTTTTGAAACAGCGGATTTTGCAGGAAGGGGTTGTCCTTTCGGATCAGGTGCTGAAGCTGGATGCTCTGCTTAACCACCAGGTTGATCCTATCCTTACGATGGAAATGGGACGGGAGTTTGCCGGGAGATTTGCGGATGCCGGTGTTACACGTGTGGTTACCGTGGAGTCCTCGGGTATTGCCGTGGCGTTTGCCACCGCATTGGAAATGAAAGTGCCGCTGGTGTTCGCACGCCGCAAAAAAACGCTGCTGGCCGATCCCGATGCGCTGTGTGAGCGGGTTCCGTCGTTCACCAAAGGAATCGTGACCGATATTATGCTGTCCCGCCAATATATCTCGGCAGATGATAAAGTTCTGTTTATCGATGATATTATCGCTAACGGTGATGCTGCGCGCGGACTTATCAAGATTATCCAGCGTTCCGGGGCTGAACTGGTCGGACTGGGTGTTGTCGTTGAGAAATGCTTCCAGGCAGGAGCACGTACAATTAGAGAGCAGGGCATCCGGCTTGAATCTCTTGTCCGCATCACTTCTCTTGAAGATGGTAAGGTTGTCTTTGGCGAATAA
- a CDS encoding SDR family NAD(P)-dependent oxidoreductase, which produces MSTNPTAVITGATSGLGQLAAIELAKRGFQLVLTARNKERAEATKIKIEQHSPAAQVEFFYGDLSLMKDVSRIGQEITAAHFSIDVLLNNAGIHAFEPRITPEGFAEMIAVNYLAPWLLTRALEPSLRNAGKARVVNVASEASRNHGSLQLPGDLNDTTPFTARGSSAIYGKTKLLNIMFTAELARKWSDTGITVNALNPGFNVTGLGRELRFAAVIERLLKLFHIGDPHRGTEIITRLILEPQYGELTGGYFNVGTGKPIEPVYPGGDAAQQRKLWEATENLLKPFHFEKSTH; this is translated from the coding sequence ATGTCTACAAATCCTACCGCAGTCATAACCGGAGCCACCAGCGGCCTGGGACAGCTTGCTGCAATAGAACTCGCCAAACGCGGCTTTCAGCTCGTTCTGACAGCCAGAAACAAAGAGCGGGCTGAAGCCACAAAAATCAAAATTGAACAACACAGTCCCGCGGCGCAAGTTGAATTTTTTTACGGCGATCTCTCGTTAATGAAGGATGTCAGCAGAATCGGTCAAGAAATCACAGCAGCCCATTTCAGCATCGACGTCTTATTGAACAATGCAGGTATCCATGCCTTTGAACCGCGTATTACTCCGGAAGGCTTCGCAGAAATGATCGCAGTTAACTACTTAGCGCCTTGGCTGTTAACCCGTGCCTTAGAGCCCTCCCTGCGAAACGCAGGCAAAGCCAGAGTCGTCAATGTGGCCTCGGAAGCTTCGCGTAATCACGGAAGCTTACAGCTGCCCGGGGATTTAAACGATACCACTCCCTTTACAGCCCGCGGCTCATCGGCAATCTATGGCAAGACCAAATTGCTCAATATCATGTTTACTGCTGAGCTGGCCCGTAAGTGGTCTGATACCGGAATCACTGTAAATGCGCTAAATCCTGGCTTTAATGTCACCGGTCTTGGACGTGAGCTTAGGTTCGCAGCCGTCATAGAACGTCTTTTAAAGCTCTTTCATATAGGCGACCCGCATAGAGGAACAGAAATCATCACCCGCCTCATTCTGGAACCGCAATACGGGGAATTAACAGGCGGATATTTCAATGTGGGTACCGGCAAACCTATTGAACCTGTCTATCCCGGCGGAGATGCAGCACAGCAACGTAAATTATGGGAGGCTACTGAAAACTTGTTGAAGCCTTTCCACTTTGAGAAAAGCACGCATTAA
- a CDS encoding MarR family winged helix-turn-helix transcriptional regulator, which translates to MKRNTTGDEPREQLEIALGEQLNALLSASHAINVRAAARFDASLQPAAFHLIRWLYSYGPASAAVLADSTAMDRSSVSRLIKQLESLGYVHREASPEDGRAILLSLTEQGQQMTVEALKEKGSLFYERIAGWEDKQLYEFIELLRKFNGLES; encoded by the coding sequence TTGAAGAGAAATACTACCGGAGATGAACCAAGAGAGCAGCTTGAAATTGCATTAGGAGAGCAGCTGAATGCACTGCTCAGCGCCTCTCACGCCATAAATGTCAGGGCTGCGGCCCGGTTCGATGCATCCTTACAGCCTGCGGCATTTCATCTAATCCGCTGGCTGTACTCTTACGGGCCGGCCAGTGCTGCGGTGTTGGCGGATTCAACAGCAATGGACCGCAGCTCGGTCAGCCGTCTGATCAAACAATTGGAGTCTTTGGGTTATGTGCACAGAGAGGCCTCACCTGAGGATGGCCGGGCTATTCTTTTGTCATTGACAGAGCAAGGGCAGCAAATGACGGTTGAAGCGCTTAAAGAAAAGGGATCTTTGTTTTATGAGCGGATTGCCGGCTGGGAAGACAAGCAGCTGTATGAATTTATTGAACTGCTTAGAAAGTTTAACGGCTTGGAGAGTTAG
- a CDS encoding GNAT family N-acetyltransferase — MIIEKLDEVRKEEFLNFCRKHRNELDDSFLYEEDLAEYEPNAENPTYIALNPYGAIAGAASLILDDYSRRGRKARFRILHAETDDPEVYRELLQAVLQYTAGLDKLNIFVPTVNTGDMDKLTAAGFTVERYSYLLVRDEEVLPETSIPEGYELRPFQPGVDEAVWCEVRNAGFAKLKGSETPATPDMVSSMIAGADYIEGGMLLLYHGGKAVGIVRGADDEYNDAPIMNIGPVALLPEYQGKGLGRVLLRAALHLSRNKGYTRSILCVNAENERAQALYTGEGFKQVEAAACYKYDLTVQ; from the coding sequence TTGATTATTGAAAAATTGGATGAGGTTCGAAAGGAAGAGTTCCTGAACTTCTGCCGGAAGCACCGGAATGAGCTGGATGATTCTTTTCTGTATGAGGAGGACCTTGCGGAGTATGAGCCTAATGCCGAGAACCCTACTTATATCGCGCTGAATCCGTATGGAGCAATCGCTGGAGCGGCTTCGCTTATTCTGGATGATTACAGCCGCAGAGGCCGGAAAGCCCGGTTCCGAATTCTGCATGCGGAAACGGACGATCCGGAAGTATACCGGGAGCTGCTGCAAGCGGTTCTTCAGTATACAGCAGGACTGGATAAGCTGAATATTTTTGTTCCGACGGTAAATACGGGAGATATGGATAAGCTGACAGCTGCGGGTTTTACAGTCGAGAGATATTCTTATCTCCTTGTTCGGGACGAGGAAGTGCTGCCTGAAACCTCAATTCCTGAAGGTTATGAGCTGCGGCCGTTTCAGCCAGGAGTCGATGAAGCCGTGTGGTGTGAGGTCAGAAATGCCGGCTTCGCCAAGCTTAAGGGGAGCGAGACGCCGGCGACTCCGGATATGGTGAGTTCCATGATTGCCGGAGCGGATTATATCGAGGGCGGAATGCTGCTGCTGTATCACGGCGGCAAGGCTGTCGGGATTGTGCGCGGGGCTGATGATGAGTACAATGATGCGCCGATTATGAACATTGGACCGGTGGCGCTCTTGCCTGAATATCAGGGAAAAGGACTCGGGAGGGTTCTGCTTAGAGCAGCGCTGCATCTCTCAAGAAACAAGGGCTATACCCGCAGCATCCTGTGTGTGAATGCGGAGAATGAACGGGCACAAGCGTTGTACACCGGTGAAGGCTTCAAGCAGGTGGAGGCAGCAGCCTGTTACAAATATGATTTGACGGTGCAGTAA
- a CDS encoding response regulator, translating to MKTLVIVDDEPSVINGLRTYVDWAGQGIELIGTADDGDKGLALISELRPDIVLTDVQMPAMDGIAMAAEVRALLPDTKIVFISGHNDAEYLRSALQMHAADYIFKPVSRKELSVVMGKVTAALDAERRERQLVKDMQVKLTQSMPLLREKFLLSVISDNIHPERVHDKLAFLGLQSLAADSYIIMVIVIDDVPQVMDVRTEQDKQLLSYTVLNIIQELIDEQMRGVTFEKEPGEYVGILLPGQQFSEDDLLQLAELIRDNLRKWLKLSVTIGVGEGVSSLSELPASYRQARGAADQKWYLGKNRILTMDNIESAENLRYRFEPEWGERVLTSIKSGDSSRLHIELAEMFGLLEKNRGQGPRYAQNVSLHLILQSGQVLLELNGMTAEWEQRELAAWKAVARQETMQDLLIFTESYLQQVCEFVQLKRSGKASETIARVRRLIEARYAENLTVADIAAGVYLSPTYVRLLFKQETGETLFEYLTKVRIEKAKQLLGDPQNKFYEVCFAVGYTDPSHFSKLFKKMTGFTPSAYREQHH from the coding sequence ATGAAAACGCTGGTTATTGTGGACGATGAGCCGTCGGTTATAAACGGGCTGCGCACTTATGTGGATTGGGCCGGGCAGGGTATCGAGCTGATTGGGACGGCTGATGACGGGGATAAGGGGCTTGCGCTAATAAGTGAACTTAGGCCCGATATCGTGCTGACCGATGTGCAGATGCCGGCTATGGATGGGATCGCAATGGCGGCGGAGGTCCGTGCCCTGCTTCCGGACACCAAAATCGTGTTCATCAGCGGGCATAATGATGCCGAATATCTGCGGTCTGCACTGCAGATGCATGCGGCGGATTATATTTTTAAGCCGGTGAGCCGTAAAGAATTATCGGTGGTGATGGGCAAAGTGACAGCAGCGCTGGATGCGGAGCGGAGGGAGCGGCAGCTGGTGAAGGATATGCAGGTCAAGCTGACGCAGAGCATGCCGTTACTTCGTGAGAAATTTCTGCTGTCTGTAATCAGTGACAACATCCATCCGGAACGGGTTCATGACAAGCTGGCCTTTCTGGGGCTGCAGAGCCTTGCTGCGGATAGCTACATCATCATGGTCATTGTGATAGATGATGTACCGCAGGTGATGGATGTCCGCACCGAGCAGGATAAGCAGCTGTTATCGTATACAGTGCTGAATATTATTCAGGAGCTTATAGATGAACAAATGCGCGGAGTTACTTTTGAAAAAGAGCCGGGTGAGTATGTCGGTATTCTCCTGCCCGGTCAGCAGTTCTCGGAAGATGATCTGCTGCAGCTGGCGGAATTGATCCGGGATAACCTGAGGAAGTGGCTGAAGCTGAGTGTGACCATCGGTGTCGGTGAGGGGGTGAGCAGCCTATCTGAGCTGCCTGCTTCCTATAGGCAGGCCCGGGGAGCCGCTGACCAGAAATGGTACCTGGGTAAAAACCGTATTCTCACAATGGATAACATCGAATCCGCAGAGAACCTCCGCTACCGGTTTGAGCCGGAATGGGGAGAACGGGTGCTGACCTCGATCAAGTCGGGGGATAGCAGCCGCCTGCATATAGAGCTAGCTGAAATGTTCGGCCTGCTGGAGAAAAACCGCGGACAGGGCCCGCGTTATGCGCAGAACGTCAGTCTGCATCTGATTCTGCAATCCGGCCAGGTGCTGCTGGAGCTGAACGGGATGACGGCAGAGTGGGAGCAGCGGGAGCTGGCGGCCTGGAAAGCGGTGGCCCGGCAGGAGACAATGCAGGATCTGCTCATATTCACAGAGTCGTATTTGCAGCAGGTCTGTGAATTCGTGCAGTTGAAGCGGAGCGGTAAAGCGAGTGAGACAATTGCGCGGGTCCGCCGCCTGATCGAGGCGCGATATGCCGAGAATTTGACCGTGGCTGATATTGCAGCCGGGGTATATCTCAGTCCCACTTATGTCAGGCTGCTGTTCAAGCAGGAGACGGGAGAAACGCTGTTCGAGTACTTAACCAAGGTGAGGATCGAGAAGGCCAAGCAGCTGCTGGGTGACCCCCAGAACAAATTCTATGAGGTGTGTTTTGCGGTAGGCTATACCGATCCCAGCCACTTCAGCAAGCTGTTCAAAAAAATGACCGGCTTTACACCAAGCGCCTACCGGGAGCAGCACCATTAG